The genomic region CCTTCTCGGTATTTCATCGTCTACGAGACCGGCGACAACCGGACCGTCGAGTTCGGTGAGGCCGAGTCCTTGAACCTGTTTTACAGCCGCGGCGTCCACTTCGGGGACAACTATCAGGTCTGGGCCGAGGAAGACGACCTGAGCGTTTGCTACCCATCCGATGCCCACGACGATCCGGATGTCTCCGACGTCGTGGCTGGTTCCGGGTTCTGCAACGAGTTCGACGATCTCGAGGGCAAACAGGACATCGCCTCCGGCGAAGGCAGCATCGAGGCCAACCCCAGCGGCGAATGGCTGTATGGCGTCTGGTCACAGACCGACGAAACCACAGGCGAGTCCGATGCCATGTGGCGCCGGGTTTGGTACCTCGACGGCTATATCTCTGAGGACTTTGCCTGGATCACCGGCCAAGGACCCAATTAAGGCCGAGATTTAGGGAAGTCCGGCAAGTCGGTGGACCGTTGATTCGGCGGTCCACCATCCTTCCGGCAAGATGACTGCGCTGTCTTCAGGAGATCCTGACAATGGTATCTTGCCTAATCTGTAAAGCATTCTGGCCAGGCTATCGCCGCAATCGATGCAGTTTTCGAGAATAAAAATGTTAATCAGGAGAAGTCTCATGAAATTTAAAATATTTCAAAACATAAATAATATTACCGCCGCCCTGGCGGTAGGTGCCTTCGCCATGGGTATTGCGCCTGCGGCGAATGCCCTCTCCATGTATAATGCCGACGCCTCGTTGGAATTCACCTTGAGCGGTGTCACCGATGCCAATGGAGGCAGCGTGGATAGTAGTGGATGGTCGGTGGAGGCTGATGGCTATGTGTCGTGTCCCGGATGATTGACGACACGTTTATGAAACAAGTGTGGGTGTGACCTTTGCCAATTTTTCAGGGCTTGCACTGGATGAATATGCCCCAAGGCTTTCTGAGGCACTTGATGATTGTACAACCAGACGTATCGTCGAAGGGTGGTTTCCAGTTCCTCTCCGGAGCGGAAATGATACGTACGCAGGATATCGGCAATACGCCCGTTGAATCGCTCCACCATGCCGTTGGTTTGAGGCCTTTTGGGGCGGATGAGTCGATGCTCGATGCCCAGTTCCGTGCACAGTTGATCGAAGACGTGCTGTCCGGTCGGGGTCCGTTCACCCCGGGTGACAAAGCGATCGGTGAATTCTTTTCCGTTATCGGTAAGAATCTTTTCGATCTTAAACGGCGCGGTCTTGGCCAGCGCCGCCAGAAAATGCCGCGCATGGCGGGCGCTTTTGCTGTGATAGAGACGCACAAAGACCCAACGCGTGGCCCGATCGATGGCCACAAACAGATACCGCCGCCGGGTTTCATCGGCCATTTGGGGCAAATATTTGACGTCGATGTGCACAAAGCCGGGGACATAAGCTTTGAAGGCTTTCGCCTTAGGTGGGCTTTTATCCGCCGGAGGTCTGCGAGACACCCCGTGTCGCTTGAGCATCCGATGCAACGAAGCGCGGGTCAGGGTCGGATGAATGAATTCCCGCACCACCGCCAGCAAGTCGTCCAGGGACAAGTCCAACTGCTGGCGCAGCACCAACACCACCTGCTCTTGAGCCGGCGTCAGGGTCGTGGGCAGCCGGTGCGGGGTATGCGGCAAGTCTTCCACCGAATCGCGTCCCTTCCAGCGCGCGATGGTTTCCACCGTGACGCCAAAGCGCTTGGCCAACACCGTATTCGGTTCCGTGCTCGCCTGGATCAAAGCGCGGATTCGGGGCGTGGTCGTCGCGTTTTTGTGCAGTCTTACTTGCATCCTGTCACCTCTCGCATGATGTCTCTGGCCATCAGTAAACCACACCGACGGCCTATTAGGGAATCATCCGTGACACGACAACTATCCCTTGAACCGCCCCCAACGAACCAGCAGCGGCGGCAGGAGCAGCAAGGTCAAGGCGGTGGACGACACCAGTCCGCCGATGATGATCGCCGCCATGGGGCCCATGATTTCGCGGCCCGGATTGTCGCTGTCCAGGGCGATGGGCAGCATCGCCAGGGCGGTGACCAGGGCGGTCATCAACACCGCGGGCAGACGTTCCTGAGCGCCGCGGATGGCGGTGGCGGTATTCCAGGAAAGCTTTTCCTTCAGGACCAGATGGCGGCAATGGGCGATCAGCATGATCGCATTGCGCACGGTGATTCCGAACAAGGTCACGAAACCCACCATCGATCCCACCGAGACGATTCCTCCCTGCAGCCAGACCGCGGCGACTCCGCCTACTAGAGCGAAGGGGAGATTGATCAGCGTCAGCAGGGTATGCCGCCAGGAGCCCAAGGCGACGTAAATGAGCAGCAGCACCCCCGCACCGGCCAGAAAGGCGTGTAAAAGCAGCGTTTGTCTGGCTTGGTTTCCAGCGACGGCGGCGCCGGTGAATTCCGGGTAGAAACCCGGAGGAAAATCGATTTCCGTCAGTATCTTTTGCTTAAGGCGGGTCAGGAAGCTATCCAAGTCGCCGTCGACCTTGGCGGTAATCACCTGCACGCGCTGAGCGTTGCGGTGCAATAAATTGTAACGGGCTTCGGTTTGACGGATTTCGGCCAGATGCCGCAGAGGGATCAGTTTAGGAGTGCATTTGCCCGGTTGGCTTCCCGAGGAATGGGCGACGGGTGTTCGGCAGCTTTCTCCTCCCAAGCTTTGCATCGGCAAGGACGCCAGGATGGCCGGGCTGCGCCGCAATGCCGGCGGCAGAATGACGCTGATGGGAAAACTGCGGTTGCCGCGGTAGACTTCTCCCACGATGCGGCCTTGGTAGGCGCTTTTCAGGACCCGCCCCAGATCGCCGGGGGAAAGGCCCCAAAGGCTTAGGTCCTGAGGGCGCGGCACGAGACTCAGCTGAGGCAGGGCGGTCCGAGAACGGAGCCGTACTTCGCATGCACCGGGCAGATCGCGGATCAGGTCGGCGATGCGCCCGGCGAGGCGATCCAGCCGAGTCAGATCCGGTCCGTAGAGATTGATCGCTATCGGCGCGGTATAGCCGGACAGGGTTTCGTCCACCCGTTCGACGAGAAAGGTGTTGGCCTCGAAGGCGATCCCGGGGAAGCGTTCCAGAGTGTCCCGCAAATCCTCCAAAACGCCTTGCTGGGCTTGACCCGACAAGGGTTCCAAATGGACTTCGTACTCGCTGTAGTGACTGCCGTAGGTATCGGCGCCCCGTTCGGCGCGGCCGGCCCACTGGGAAACCGACACCACCCCGGGAATATTGGAGAACGCTTCAATCAAGCGTTTTCCCAAGTGCAGCGAAGCATCCAGCGAGGTTCCCGGCAGACTGGCGGTGTGGACGATGAAATGGCCTTCGCGCAAGTCCGGCAGGAAACGCCCGCCCAGCCCCGGCAGGCTGGCCAGGGCCGCCAGGCAAACCAGCACGGTGCCGGCAAAGGTCAGGCGTGGACGGTTCCCGATCACGGCCAGGAGCCGGGCGTAACGGTACTGGAGCCAGCGCACCGGAGGCGGGGGGTCGGTATGCCGGACACCGCCCAGAAGCAGATAACCCAGGGCCGGAGTGACCGTCAGGGCGACGCCCAGGGAAGCCAGAATCGCCAGAATATAGGCTACCCCCAAGGGGGCGAACAGGCGTCCGGCCACCCCGCTCAGGGTAAGTAGCGGCAGGAAGACAAGCATCACGATGAGGGTGGCGTAGACCACCGAACCGCGCACTTCCAGGGAGGCTTCCAGAACCACCTGGGCGGGGGAGCGCGGTCGAGCCGCTCGGCGATTTTCCCGAAGCCTTCGGAAAATGTTTTCGGTATCGATGATGGCGTCGTCCACCACTTCCCCCAAAGCGATGGCCAGCCCTCCCAGCACCATGATGTTCAGGTTGACCCCCGTTTCCAGCAAAATCAACGCCGCGCTCAGAAGGGACAGGGGAATGGCCAGGGCCGAGATCAGGGCGCTGCGCCAGTCGAACAGGAAGCCGTACAGCACCAGCACCACGAACAACGCCCCGATGAGCAAATGGCCGCCGAGGCTCTTGATCGAACGCTCGATATAATCGGCCGGGCGGAACAGACGGGGGTAAAGGGTAATCCCCTGTTTTTCCAGCAGCGGTTGGAATTCGGCCAGAACCTCTTCCACCCCGCGCGATACTTCCAGGGTGTTGGCGTCGTATTGACCGATGACCATCAGCACCAGGCCGCGTTCGCCGCCGATTTGGGCCGCGCTGACGGCGGGAGCCGTTCCCCATTGGATATCGGCGATCCGCTCCAGGGGCAGGGGAGAACCGTCGGTGCGTCCGAGGGACAGCTGTCGGAGCCCGCCTAGCGGCTCGCGGTCGAGGGCCAGATTCAGATTCAATCGTTGATTGGGCGTTTCCACGAAACCCGAGCCGTGGCGTTGCAAACTCCCCCGCAGTCCGTCCAGGAGCGTGTTGAATCCGAGTCCGTAACGGATGAGCCGCTCCGGATCGATCCGGATCTGCAGTTGCCGCTCGCCGCCGCCGAACACATTGATGTCGGCCACCCCGGGAACGGATCGCAGCCGGGGGGCCAAGGTCCAATCCACGAAGTCGCGCAGGACCATCAGATCGTCGCCGGTCAGGCCCAAGGTAAGGATGGTGGCCGACGACGACGACAGGGGAACCGGCAGGGGCGGGCCGGTGCCCGGCGGCAAGGTCTGGGCGACGGAAGCCAGCCTTTCGGTCACCTGCTGGCGGGCGCGATAGAGATCGGTGGCGTCCTCGAAAACGGCGGTGATCACCGACAATCCGGCGATGGATTCGGAACGGAGATCGGTCAGCCCCAATAGCCCGCCGAGCGTGTTTTCGATGCGTTGCGTTACCCGCCGTTCCACCTGCTCGGCGGTCAACCCCGGCGCTTCGGTTTGAATCACCACCTGCTTGGGAGCGAACTCGGGGAAAATATCCAGTCCCGCCCGCGACAGCCGCCAGCCGCCGTAAAGGCACAGCACCACGCATAGGCCGACCATCGCCCCGCGCAGGCGAATGGCGGTTTCGATCAGCGCGGCCAGCATCGGCTTGCTTGGAATGTTTGGCATCAACTAGGCATGGCATTGAGCAGGAGTCGGCGGTGTCGATGCGCAACACGCTGTGAATACTTCCCTGTACGCTCGGATCGCAGCATCCATGCTGCGAACGGTTCCGCATCGACACCGCCGACTCCTGAATTCCTTCTAATCATCGTCTTCCTCGGGCACTTGAGATCGAAATTCCTCCGACAGGAGGAGTTGAGCGCCCCGGGTGACGACTTGCTCTCCTCCTTCCAACCCGGATTGAATCCACCACCGAGGACCGGCATCGCGCCATTTATTTAAGCGGCGGCGTTCGAACCGGCTGATGTCCTTCCGCACAAAGACCCAGGGCAATCCGCCGTACCAGACCACCGCTTCGGCGGGAACGGGCACGGCTTCGCCGGTCTCGGTCAGCCAGGCGGTCAGGCGTTGTCCGACCCGCAGTTCGGCGGGTTCGTCGGCGAGGAAGAAATGGGTGGGACCGGATAAGGTCGAGTCGGTGCGGGGAGCGGGGGAGACGTATTGTAAGGGGCGCAGGGTGTCCATGTTTTCAAGCACGGCAGTAAGGGAGGCATCCTCGTCGGGCAGGGTGAGCAAAAGCAGATAAACGCGGCGGTGAACGAGGTCCTGCATTGTATCGTCGCCGGAGGCGATCCAGCCGCTTACAACGGGACCCCATTCGGCCGTCAGCCGGTTTTGCAAGCGGCGAGATTTCAGGCGCAAAGTATCCGCGCGGGTTCGGGCGGCGAGCCATTCCTGGCGGACCTGCTCCAGTCGCTCTCGACGAATGGCCTGTCCGGCTTTTTCCAGGCGACTAAGGCGCTTCCGGGCAATGACGGCGGCAGGTTCGGCGGCGCTCAGTTCTGCGGCCAGTTGCTCGAGACGGTTGGCGATTTCCAGCAGCGGCAGCGGATCGACGACGCGGGCCGGGACGGGCGTCCGGGGCGTGAACGATCGCCGTTGGACCGTTTGTATGCGGATACCGGCCAGGCGTTGGCGTGTCTGACTGAGTTCGATAAAAGGCGTCGGGTCAGGTGATTTTTGGATCGCCAGTGCCGAGGAAAAGGGAAACAATGACAGACTGCTCAGAAGGATCAGTCGGAGTCGAAGGTGAAAAGCGGGAATTGACATGCGCCCAAAGTATCACTCGACGGGGAATAGGAGAATCGTCTTGTTCGCGGATGTGGCGCGGATTGTAAAGCATCGAGGTTGCTTGTCAACGGAAGGGCTGGGGTACAATGGCGGCTTTCTTAAATTACCAAGGGATTTTGCATGAGCCAGGTGCCGCCAGACCTTAAATACTCTTCCACCCATCAATGGGCGAAACAAGAGACCGACGGGACGGTAACGGTGGGAATTACCGATCACGCCCAGGCGGAATTGGGGGATCTGGTCTTTGTGGATCTGCCGGAAGTCGGCAACGCCGTTCAGGCCGGTCGACCGTGCATGGTGGTGGAATCGGTCAAATCCGCTTCCGACGTGCATGCGCCGGTGTCCGGGGAAATTGTCGAAATCAACCGCGCCGTCGCCGACCGTCCCGAACAAATCAACGAACAGCCTTACGAAGCTTGGTTGTTGCGGATTCGTCCCGCCGATTCGTCGGAGCTCGACGCACTCCTCGATGCCGAGGCTTACCGATCCCTGATCGGAGCGGTCTGATGGGGCAGCCGGGATTGAAAGGATTGCCGCGCCTGATCGCGGCGTTTCAAAATTCCATGGCTGGCATGAAAATTTGTTGGCAAAAGGAGGAGGCCTTCCGCCAGGAACTTTTAATGCTGATCCTGGCTTTCCCTTTCGGGATTTGGTTGGGAGACAACGGCGTCGAACAGGCCCTTTTGATCGGCAGTGTGTTTCTAATCCCGATTTTGGAGACCCTCAACTCGGCGGTGGAGGCGGTGGTGGACCGCATCGGAACCGACTTCCATCCCCTGTCGGGTTACGCTAAGGATATCGCATCGGCCAGTGTGCTCCTCGCCATTTTCCAGGCGCTGCTGGTATGGGGATTGATTCTGTTTAATTAAAATTTTGGATGGGGATAAGCAAACGATGACCGCATTGATAACCGGCTCCATGGCCTACGACACCATTATGGTGTTCCACGATCATTTCAAGAACCATATCCTTCCGGATCAGGTGCATATTCTGAACGTCGCGTTTCTGGTGCCCGAGCTTCGGCGCGAGTTCGGGGGGTGTGCCGGCAACATCGCGTACAACTTGAAGCTTTTGGAAAAAGCCCCCCTTCCCATGGCGACGGTGGGCAAGGACTTCGGCCCCTATCGGGAATGGTTGAGCCGCTTGGGCATCGACCAGCGTTATCTGAGGGAAATCGACGATGCCTACACGGCCCAGGCGTATATCACCACCGACCTGGCCGACAATCAGATCACCGCATTTCATCCCGGGGCCATGTCCCGGGCCCACCTCAACCAGGTGCCTCAAGACAGCGACATCCGCATCGGCATTGTCGCCCCCGACGGACGAGACGGCATGATCGAACACGCCGAACAGTTCCATCGGTCCGGGATTCCCTTTATTTTCGACCCCGGGCAAGGGACGCCCATGTTCGAGGGGAAGGAATTGCTCCGCTTCATCGAGCTGGCCACCTGGGCGATCTTCAACGATTACGAAGCCAAGTTGGTCCAGGAAAAAACTCGTCTCACCCCGGAGCTGATCTCCGACGACGTGGATGCGGTGGTGGTGACCAAGGGGGCGGAAGGATCGGTGGTTTATATCGACCGCGAGCCGATCAAGATTTCCCCGGCCAAGCCGACCGCGGTGACCGATCCCACCGGTTGCGGCGACGCGTACCGGGCCGGCGCGATTTACGGTCTTTTGGAAGGCTACGATTGGGAAACCGTGGGCGCCATCGCTTCCCTGATGGGGGCGATCAAGGTGGAGAGCGCGGGGACCCAGAACCACACCTTTACCATGGAAGGGTTTCGGGAGCGTTTTTACGACAATTTCGGTTACCATCTCTGATGCGTTCTATCGACCGCCTATTAACCCTCATGGCCCGCTTGCGGGACCCGGAGACCGGCTGTCCCTGGGACCGCAAACAGACCTTCGAAAGCCTGATTCCCTATACCTTGGAGGAAGCCTACGAAGTGGCCGACGCCATCGAGCGCGAGGCGTGGGAAGAATTGGAAGGCGAGCTGGGGGATCTGCTCCTGCAGGTGGTGTTCTATGCCCGCATCGCCGAGGAGCAGGGATGGTTCGATTTCGACCGGGTGGTCGAGGGGATTTGCGACAAGCTGGAGCGCCGCCATCCGCACGTTTTCGCCGGCGTCGAATATGCTTCCGAGAAAGCGCGCAAGCGGGCGTGGGAGGAAATCAAACGGGCCGAGCGTCGCAACCAGCCCGCCCCGGAGGATGACAGCGTGCTGGCCGATATTCCGGCCACTTTACCGGGGCTGTTGCAGACCGAAAAGATCCAAACCCAAGCCGCCCGCCATGGCTTCGATTGGCCGGAAGTGCCGCCGGTATTCGAGAAGGTGGAAGAGGAGTTGGACGAGCTGCGGGAAGCCTACGCCAGCGGCGACGCCGCCCATATCCAGGAGGAAGTGGGCGATCTTCTGTTCGTGGCGGTCAATCTGGCCCGCCATTTGAACGTCCATCCCGAAACCGCGCTGCGGGAGAGCAACCGCAAGTTCGGTCGCCGTTTCCGCTACATGGAAAAGCGTCTGGCCGAGGACGGTAAAACGCTTGCCGAGACGCCCCTGGCCGATCTCGACAGCTTGTGGGACGAGGCCAAAGGCAGTGGCCGGACTTGAACTCCGCCATTCGCACCGGTGGGATGTGTCTCCCGAAGAGGCTATCGCCCTTCAGCAGGAGTTGCGGCGCTATCTAAGGCTTGAAGACGATCTGCCCGATCCGGTTCATGCCGTTGCCGGCGTCGACGTGGGTTTCAAGGAAAACGGTCGAGTCACCCGCGCCGCTGTGGCGGTGCTCGATTTTCCTTCGCTGAAATTACAGGCCCAGTTCTCGGCGGAGGTGCCCACTTCCTTTCCTTATGTGCCCGGCCTCCTTTCCTTCCGCGAGCTTCCGGCGGTGCTGGCGGCATTGGAAAAGCTGCGGGCCTTGCCCGATCTGATTCTCTGCGACGGCCAGGGCATCGCTCATCCGCGCCGCTTGGGGATTGCCAGCCATTTGGGGATTCTCTTGGATCATCCCACCATCGGCGTGGGCAAGAGCCGGCTGACCGGCAAGCACGGGCCGGTGCCCGACGAGCGCGGCGCTTGGGTGCCGTTGACCGATGGGGACGAGGTCATCGGCGCCGTGCTGCGCACACGGCAAGGAGTCAAGCCCATCTATGTCTCTCCGGGACACCGGATTGACCTGGAATCGGCCGTTCGATGGGTGATGGCGTGCACCACCCGCTACAAACTGCCGGAAACGACCCGCTGGGCGGATCGCTTGGCCTCCCGCGATTAAAGATTCGACGGAGGCGGAACGAATACCCCCTCCGTCGGGAATCGCGGGCTTTCAATCGCAGCGGCGATATCGGGGCCGATAGGAAATCGGATAGCCGTAACCGCGATGGAAGCGCCGCGGACGGAAATGACGGCGTGGCGGATGCCAGTGGCGCCGGTAATAACGGTGACGGGGGCGATGGTGGTGCCGGCGCCGGTGTTTCGGACGATAGCCGTAGTATCTCGATGGGCCTGAATGGATCCGGATGGACAGGCCGGTGTTTCCGGAATAACCGCCATATCCCAGGCGGACGTCGGCGGCGCTGGGTCCGGCGACAAGAGAGCCGGCGAGTATCAGCGCGGCGCCGATTACTTTGAATGCTTGAATGTTCATGTTGACCTCCAAGGTTCTGTGAAAAGTTACCTTGAACCTTCGCCAACAAAATAACACTCGTTACCTGAATCCAAGCTTTATCCAGCGGCTACAACCATCCTTTGCGTTTGAAAATCCAATAGGGCGCAATGCCCGACAGAATCATCAGCCCCAAGGCCGTCGGATAAGCCCAAGGTTCATCGAGCTCGGGCATGAATTGAAAGTTCATCCCGTAGATGCTGGCGATGAGGGTGGGGGGCAAAAAAACCACCGCGGCGATGGAGAAAATCTTAATGATTTGGTTCTGTTCGATATTGATGAAACCTTGAGTGGATTCCATCAAAAAGTTGATTTTTTCGAACAGGAAGGTGGTGTGCGACATCAGGGTTTCGATGTCGCGGGTGATATCGATGCAGGTTTGCTGCAATTCGGGGCGTTCTCGCAGGTGGCGCTGCAGGAAGGCGATGCTGCGCTGGGTGTCCATAAGGCAGAGCCGGATTTTGCCGTTGCTGTCTTCCAGCCTGGCCAATTGGCTGATCGCGTCTTCCAGTTCGGAGTTTTCATCTTCCAACACCATGTAGCTCACCCCTTCCAGGCGGCGGTGGATATCCTCCAGGTTATCCGCGTGGTTCTCGACTTTTTGATCCAGGATCGTGACCAACAATTCCGCCGGGCTTTGACATTCCAATCGGCCTCGGCGGGCGCGCATGCGCAGCAGGCGGAAATCGGCCAAATTGGTGTCCCGGATCGTAATCAGCCGGTTGGGTTGCAAGATACAGGCAACGGACGTGGTGGCGTGGCGTCCTTCACTTTGCGCCAGGAACAGCAAATGGATATGAATGCCGGCCTCGTCGACGAAGTAGCGCGCCGAGCTTTCGATTTCTTCCACCTCTTCCCCGTGGGGTAGGGCGGTGCGAAGCAGTTTGTGCAGCAGGGCGCGCTCGGTTTCGTCCGGGTCGCGGACGTCGATCCAATCGGCGCCGCCGATATCGAGCGCCTGCTTGATGCCGGTGGCGTTCAGTTTGGTAATCAGGCCGCTTCGGATTTTGAACAGTCGGAGCATGACGGGCTTTCCATTTCTCGCGAAAACATGGCTAATGCCGCGGACAAGGGGGATCTTGAATTCCCCGAGGGTATTCTATTGGAAAAGCGTGTAATCCGCCTGCGGGAAGAGATTGTCCATGGATTCCAAGGCGGCCAGATATTCTTCGTCGATCGCCTCCTGTTCCAGGGATTCGGCCAAATAATGAAAACGCGCCACGTGGTCTTTCACCCGGCGCTCGGCGTAATCGGTGGCGGTTTCATTGTTGATGATAAAGGGCCAGTCGGAACTCTGGGCCAGCAACAATTCCCGCACGCATTGATTGAGGGCCCGCCGGATCAAGGAAGGTACCGAATGGTTGACGTAGCGCTTGGCCAACCCTTCCATCCGCTGGCCGCATTCATAGAGTTGGGGGTAAATCCAATCCGTCTTGCCGTTCATCCAACCCTCGAAATAGCCCTTATGGCCCCAGGTGGAAGTGCAAAGCGTCCCTACCTGATGGACCGGATGACGGTCGAGGTAATCGGAAAGGGCGCCTAATTCGAGGGTGTCCTGGTCGAATG from Methylohalobius crimeensis 10Ki harbors:
- a CDS encoding carbohydrate kinase family protein — translated: MTALITGSMAYDTIMVFHDHFKNHILPDQVHILNVAFLVPELRREFGGCAGNIAYNLKLLEKAPLPMATVGKDFGPYREWLSRLGIDQRYLREIDDAYTAQAYITTDLADNQITAFHPGAMSRAHLNQVPQDSDIRIGIVAPDGRDGMIEHAEQFHRSGIPFIFDPGQGTPMFEGKELLRFIELATWAIFNDYEAKLVQEKTRLTPELISDDVDAVVVTKGAEGSVVYIDREPIKISPAKPTAVTDPTGCGDAYRAGAIYGLLEGYDWETVGAIASLMGAIKVESAGTQNHTFTMEGFRERFYDNFGYHL
- a CDS encoding IS481 family transposase, yielding MQVRLHKNATTTPRIRALIQASTEPNTVLAKRFGVTVETIARWKGRDSVEDLPHTPHRLPTTLTPAQEQVVLVLRQQLDLSLDDLLAVVREFIHPTLTRASLHRMLKRHGVSRRPPADKSPPKAKAFKAYVPGFVHIDVKYLPQMADETRRRYLFVAIDRATRWVFVRLYHSKSARHARHFLAALAKTAPFKIEKILTDNGKEFTDRFVTRGERTPTGQHVFDQLCTELGIEHRLIRPKRPQTNGMVERFNGRIADILRTYHFRSGEELETTLRRYVWLYNHQVPQKALGHIHPVQALKNWQRSHPHLFHKRVVNHPGHDT
- a CDS encoding efflux RND transporter permease subunit — protein: MLAALIETAIRLRGAMVGLCVVLCLYGGWRLSRAGLDIFPEFAPKQVVIQTEAPGLTAEQVERRVTQRIENTLGGLLGLTDLRSESIAGLSVITAVFEDATDLYRARQQVTERLASVAQTLPPGTGPPLPVPLSSSSATILTLGLTGDDLMVLRDFVDWTLAPRLRSVPGVADINVFGGGERQLQIRIDPERLIRYGLGFNTLLDGLRGSLQRHGSGFVETPNQRLNLNLALDREPLGGLRQLSLGRTDGSPLPLERIADIQWGTAPAVSAAQIGGERGLVLMVIGQYDANTLEVSRGVEEVLAEFQPLLEKQGITLYPRLFRPADYIERSIKSLGGHLLIGALFVVLVLYGFLFDWRSALISALAIPLSLLSAALILLETGVNLNIMVLGGLAIALGEVVDDAIIDTENIFRRLRENRRAARPRSPAQVVLEASLEVRGSVVYATLIVMLVFLPLLTLSGVAGRLFAPLGVAYILAILASLGVALTVTPALGYLLLGGVRHTDPPPPVRWLQYRYARLLAVIGNRPRLTFAGTVLVCLAALASLPGLGGRFLPDLREGHFIVHTASLPGTSLDASLHLGKRLIEAFSNIPGVVSVSQWAGRAERGADTYGSHYSEYEVHLEPLSGQAQQGVLEDLRDTLERFPGIAFEANTFLVERVDETLSGYTAPIAINLYGPDLTRLDRLAGRIADLIRDLPGACEVRLRSRTALPQLSLVPRPQDLSLWGLSPGDLGRVLKSAYQGRIVGEVYRGNRSFPISVILPPALRRSPAILASLPMQSLGGESCRTPVAHSSGSQPGKCTPKLIPLRHLAEIRQTEARYNLLHRNAQRVQVITAKVDGDLDSFLTRLKQKILTEIDFPPGFYPEFTGAAVAGNQARQTLLLHAFLAGAGVLLLIYVALGSWRHTLLTLINLPFALVGGVAAVWLQGGIVSVGSMVGFVTLFGITVRNAIMLIAHCRHLVLKEKLSWNTATAIRGAQERLPAVLMTALVTALAMLPIALDSDNPGREIMGPMAAIIIGGLVSSTALTLLLLPPLLVRWGRFKG
- a CDS encoding diacylglycerol kinase → MGQPGLKGLPRLIAAFQNSMAGMKICWQKEEAFRQELLMLILAFPFGIWLGDNGVEQALLIGSVFLIPILETLNSAVEAVVDRIGTDFHPLSGYAKDIASASVLLAIFQALLVWGLILFN
- the gcvH gene encoding glycine cleavage system protein GcvH — protein: MSQVPPDLKYSSTHQWAKQETDGTVTVGITDHAQAELGDLVFVDLPEVGNAVQAGRPCMVVESVKSASDVHAPVSGEIVEINRAVADRPEQINEQPYEAWLLRIRPADSSELDALLDAEAYRSLIGAV
- the mazG gene encoding nucleoside triphosphate pyrophosphohydrolase translates to MRSIDRLLTLMARLRDPETGCPWDRKQTFESLIPYTLEEAYEVADAIEREAWEELEGELGDLLLQVVFYARIAEEQGWFDFDRVVEGICDKLERRHPHVFAGVEYASEKARKRAWEEIKRAERRNQPAPEDDSVLADIPATLPGLLQTEKIQTQAARHGFDWPEVPPVFEKVEEELDELREAYASGDAAHIQEEVGDLLFVAVNLARHLNVHPETALRESNRKFGRRFRYMEKRLAEDGKTLAETPLADLDSLWDEAKGSGRT
- the corA gene encoding magnesium/cobalt transporter CorA — protein: MLRLFKIRSGLITKLNATGIKQALDIGGADWIDVRDPDETERALLHKLLRTALPHGEEVEEIESSARYFVDEAGIHIHLLFLAQSEGRHATTSVACILQPNRLITIRDTNLADFRLLRMRARRGRLECQSPAELLVTILDQKVENHADNLEDIHRRLEGVSYMVLEDENSELEDAISQLARLEDSNGKIRLCLMDTQRSIAFLQRHLRERPELQQTCIDITRDIETLMSHTTFLFEKINFLMESTQGFINIEQNQIIKIFSIAAVVFLPPTLIASIYGMNFQFMPELDEPWAYPTALGLMILSGIAPYWIFKRKGWL
- the nfi gene encoding deoxyribonuclease V (cleaves DNA at apurinic or apyrimidinic sites), with the protein product MAGLELRHSHRWDVSPEEAIALQQELRRYLRLEDDLPDPVHAVAGVDVGFKENGRVTRAAVAVLDFPSLKLQAQFSAEVPTSFPYVPGLLSFRELPAVLAALEKLRALPDLILCDGQGIAHPRRLGIASHLGILLDHPTIGVGKSRLTGKHGPVPDERGAWVPLTDGDEVIGAVLRTRQGVKPIYVSPGHRIDLESAVRWVMACTTRYKLPETTRWADRLASRD
- a CDS encoding efflux RND transporter periplasmic adaptor subunit, whose amino-acid sequence is MSIPAFHLRLRLILLSSLSLFPFSSALAIQKSPDPTPFIELSQTRQRLAGIRIQTVQRRSFTPRTPVPARVVDPLPLLEIANRLEQLAAELSAAEPAAVIARKRLSRLEKAGQAIRRERLEQVRQEWLAARTRADTLRLKSRRLQNRLTAEWGPVVSGWIASGDDTMQDLVHRRVYLLLLTLPDEDASLTAVLENMDTLRPLQYVSPAPRTDSTLSGPTHFFLADEPAELRVGQRLTAWLTETGEAVPVPAEAVVWYGGLPWVFVRKDISRFERRRLNKWRDAGPRWWIQSGLEGGEQVVTRGAQLLLSEEFRSQVPEEDDD